Proteins encoded in a region of the Moritella marina ATCC 15381 genome:
- the apt gene encoding adenine phosphoribosyltransferase has translation MNQDTLGFIKDSIKSIPDYPKAGIIFRDVTSLVENGPAFAATIDLLAERFKDAGFTKIAGTEARGFIFGAPLAKALGLGFILVRKPNKLPRKTIEQSYELEYGTDTLQIHVDAVDAGDKVLIVDDLLATGGTVAATVSLIRQLGGIVENAAFVISLPDLGGETVLNNLNVNITKLVDFDGE, from the coding sequence ATGAACCAAGATACACTCGGGTTTATTAAAGACAGTATTAAATCGATTCCAGATTACCCAAAAGCGGGGATTATTTTCCGTGACGTAACAAGTCTTGTTGAAAATGGTCCAGCATTCGCTGCGACAATCGATTTACTTGCTGAGCGTTTTAAAGATGCTGGTTTTACTAAAATTGCAGGTACTGAAGCGCGCGGCTTTATTTTTGGTGCGCCACTTGCTAAAGCATTAGGTTTAGGTTTTATTCTTGTGCGTAAGCCGAATAAACTACCACGTAAAACTATCGAACAAAGCTACGAGCTTGAGTACGGTACTGATACGTTACAAATTCACGTTGATGCTGTTGATGCTGGCGATAAAGTACTTATCGTAGACGATCTATTAGCAACTGGTGGCACTGTAGCCGCAACTGTTTCACTGATTCGCCAGCTTGGTGGTATTGTTGAAAATGCGGCCTTTGTTATCTCACTACCTGATCTAGGTGGTGAAACTGTATTGAACAATCTTAATGTTAATATTACTAAATTAGTGGATTTTGACGGCGAGTAA
- the dusC gene encoding tRNA dihydrouridine(16) synthase DusC, with the protein MRVVLAPMEGVVDNLMRELLTAQGSYDLCVTEFIRVVEQLLPEKIFYRYCAELNNGCRTQAGTPVRIQLLGQHPQWMAENAVRAIELGSHGLDINFGCPAKQVNKSSGGAACLREPELVYQIVKQVREAVSSEHTVSAKIRLGWEDSNQKLEIADAVQQAGANELTVHGRTKADGYRAAAINWEAIADIKQHVSIPVIANGEIWNYEDGQRCLAVTGCEDLMVGRGALNLPNLGSVVKYNQAPMPWTDVVTLLQNYCQLEIRGDKEKYLPNRIKQWFSYLRKQYPEAVDLFTQLRALRQSEEVIYTLNNYRS; encoded by the coding sequence ATGCGCGTAGTTTTAGCCCCAATGGAGGGCGTTGTTGACAATTTGATGCGCGAGTTACTCACAGCGCAAGGCAGTTACGATTTGTGCGTAACCGAATTTATTCGAGTTGTTGAACAGCTATTACCAGAAAAGATTTTTTATCGTTATTGCGCCGAACTAAATAATGGTTGCCGAACTCAAGCAGGTACGCCCGTTCGCATTCAATTATTAGGTCAGCACCCACAATGGATGGCAGAAAATGCCGTGCGTGCAATTGAACTAGGCTCTCACGGTTTAGATATCAATTTTGGTTGCCCAGCAAAACAAGTCAATAAATCGTCTGGTGGTGCAGCGTGTCTCCGAGAGCCTGAACTTGTGTACCAAATAGTCAAACAAGTACGAGAAGCGGTATCGTCAGAGCACACCGTTAGCGCTAAGATCCGTCTCGGTTGGGAAGACAGTAACCAAAAGTTAGAAATTGCCGATGCAGTACAACAAGCAGGCGCGAATGAACTAACGGTACATGGGCGTACAAAAGCCGATGGTTACCGCGCTGCTGCAATCAATTGGGAAGCCATTGCCGACATTAAACAACATGTATCAATTCCTGTTATTGCCAATGGTGAGATCTGGAATTATGAAGATGGTCAACGTTGCTTAGCGGTGACTGGTTGTGAAGATCTCATGGTAGGTCGCGGAGCCTTAAACTTACCCAACCTAGGCTCTGTGGTTAAATACAATCAAGCACCTATGCCTTGGACGGATGTCGTGACTTTATTACAAAATTACTGCCAATTAGAGATTCGAGGCGATAAAGAGAAGTATCTACCAAACAGAATAAAACAATGGTTTAGCTACCTACGTAAGCAGTATCCTGAAGCGGTTGACTTGTTTACCCAATTAAGGGCCTTACGTCAGTCAGAAGAAGTGATTTATACACTAAATAACTATCGAAGTTAA
- a CDS encoding HD domain-containing phosphohydrolase → MRITIKKALISGVILLQFVTLTTLLVSSYVSNQRSFNAHAHKLMIDYADNIINNSKRFMNIAEATTLLSSELLSADVLSINRPEDLSLYFFQQLKQSSHISGIYFANTQGTFVHVQREQGFKEPLFSRKFIVFDNKDTLTSSQLFTHDNIFTQLSVKNIQQESYDPRDRIWFNKALDNGALSWTDPYVFFSSRKPGITSSMPVYNKDKQLIGVIGVDVSLATISSFFDNLDLGDNSTAFVTNRLGEIIAYPDQKIIQDTASESLRFPRINEINNPIALTAWQALQEETQLFSTGGSATAVAFSFDNNQYHGLFKEFTHHEWPWIIAVYMPEQFFLSELITNQKLNILFGLVISIFACLSSCFFINHITDSLRKIKMIAENIRCGQFIKTNVTESSFVELQQTQYAFNNMIDSLIASRKENQQLHLMLEKTNVETITRLGLAAEYKNDSSPNHIRRVSRYCELIGLSMGMSKDKTKELCAAAKLHDLGKIGIPEQILSKPAPLTMQEWIMMKTAPVIGAKILQDAESVTLQLAHDIALTLHEHWDGTGYPNQLQHHGIPLSARIVAVVDTFDTMIHPRCYKKAIPIEVAITRIHTLSGSKFDPSVVAAFDHCLMDILNVYKQLSPSVEVNQLPRRCE, encoded by the coding sequence TTGCGTATTACCATAAAAAAAGCCCTGATTAGTGGTGTGATCCTACTGCAATTTGTCACATTAACCACACTGCTTGTGTCCAGTTACGTCTCTAACCAGCGCTCATTTAATGCTCACGCCCATAAGTTAATGATTGATTATGCAGATAATATTATTAACAACTCAAAGCGTTTTATGAATATCGCAGAAGCCACTACACTACTAAGCAGTGAATTATTAAGCGCGGATGTATTGTCGATAAACCGCCCCGAAGATCTCAGTTTATATTTTTTTCAACAGCTCAAACAATCCTCGCATATCTCAGGTATCTACTTCGCGAACACTCAAGGTACCTTTGTACATGTGCAGCGGGAGCAAGGATTCAAAGAACCATTATTTTCACGTAAATTCATCGTGTTTGATAACAAAGACACATTAACATCATCGCAGTTATTCACCCATGATAATATTTTCACCCAGCTTTCAGTCAAGAATATACAGCAAGAATCCTACGATCCACGCGATCGTATTTGGTTTAATAAAGCGCTAGATAATGGCGCTTTATCGTGGACAGACCCCTATGTATTCTTTTCTTCACGTAAACCCGGTATTACCAGTTCAATGCCCGTTTATAACAAAGATAAACAATTAATAGGTGTTATTGGCGTCGACGTATCACTCGCTACTATCTCCTCTTTTTTCGACAATCTGGATCTCGGTGATAACAGCACGGCTTTCGTTACAAACCGCCTCGGTGAAATTATCGCTTATCCTGATCAAAAAATAATCCAAGATACCGCCAGTGAAAGCCTACGATTCCCGCGCATAAATGAAATCAACAACCCAATAGCATTAACCGCTTGGCAGGCTTTACAAGAAGAAACACAGCTATTTTCAACCGGAGGTTCAGCAACAGCGGTGGCCTTTAGTTTCGATAATAATCAATATCATGGTTTGTTTAAAGAATTCACTCATCATGAATGGCCTTGGATCATTGCGGTCTACATGCCTGAACAGTTTTTTCTCAGTGAGCTCATCACCAATCAAAAATTGAACATTTTGTTTGGCTTAGTCATCAGCATTTTTGCCTGTCTTAGCTCTTGCTTTTTCATCAATCACATTACGGATTCATTGCGCAAAATTAAAATGATTGCCGAGAACATACGCTGTGGTCAATTCATCAAAACCAATGTCACCGAATCAAGTTTTGTGGAATTACAACAAACCCAATACGCCTTTAACAATATGATTGATAGCTTGATTGCATCCCGTAAAGAAAATCAACAATTACATTTGATGTTAGAAAAAACCAATGTCGAAACCATTACACGACTCGGACTGGCAGCTGAATACAAGAATGATTCATCGCCAAACCATATTCGTCGCGTATCACGCTATTGTGAATTAATTGGTTTAAGCATGGGGATGTCAAAAGACAAAACCAAAGAATTATGCGCTGCGGCAAAATTACATGATTTAGGTAAGATAGGTATTCCAGAACAGATTTTATCCAAGCCAGCCCCGCTAACAATGCAAGAGTGGATCATGATGAAAACCGCTCCAGTGATCGGAGCTAAGATTTTACAAGATGCGGAATCAGTAACACTGCAACTCGCGCACGATATTGCCTTGACCTTACACGAACATTGGGATGGCACTGGTTACCCTAATCAGCTGCAACATCATGGCATCCCATTATCGGCGCGTATTGTTGCCGTTGTAGATACCTTTGATACCATGATCCATCCGCGCTGCTATAAAAAAGCAATCCCAATTGAAGTCGCAATAACCCGGATCCACACATTATCAGGTAGTAAATTTGACCCCAGTGTAGTGGCCGCATTTGACCACTGCTTAATGGATATACTTAACGTTTACAAACAGCTATCACCGAGTGTTGAAGTTAATCAATTACCTCGTCGCTGTGAGTAG
- a CDS encoding DUF3726 domain-containing protein, which yields MIVSHNELVSVVNKAFLGMRRSCGEADVIANMVAGLQIVGLNGIGHFNNAAQFLTAEKDSPVDIFITNEGGLVVDLHGCSLACHLPVVIDYALEKMVGKKHLTIELKNCHNRWLAYNELVKLAAKGLACKAQWNNGSSPQNTLYILNQGCVSPELFLSDHLDLAGRTLHDMTIQLSVKNFDIAGYSAGYTKHIKSSALNNAQRDTWYEGISVDDEEWEVLKRTATALLVENSEQSVKGAGELV from the coding sequence ATGATCGTTTCACATAATGAATTAGTCTCGGTGGTTAATAAAGCCTTTTTAGGGATGCGTCGTAGCTGTGGTGAAGCCGATGTGATAGCCAATATGGTTGCTGGTTTACAGATTGTTGGATTAAATGGTATCGGCCACTTTAACAACGCGGCGCAGTTTTTAACGGCGGAAAAAGATTCCCCTGTTGATATCTTTATTACTAATGAAGGTGGACTGGTTGTTGATTTACACGGTTGTAGCTTAGCTTGTCACCTACCAGTTGTGATCGATTACGCGCTTGAAAAAATGGTCGGTAAAAAGCACCTGACGATTGAATTGAAAAATTGTCATAACCGCTGGCTTGCGTATAACGAATTGGTGAAACTAGCGGCGAAAGGGTTGGCGTGTAAAGCGCAGTGGAATAATGGTTCGTCACCACAAAATACCCTGTATATTTTGAATCAAGGGTGTGTGTCACCGGAACTGTTTCTATCTGACCATCTCGATCTAGCAGGCCGAACATTACATGATATGACCATTCAATTATCAGTGAAAAATTTTGATATTGCCGGTTACTCAGCTGGTTACACAAAGCACATTAAGTCTTCAGCGCTAAATAATGCACAACGTGATACCTGGTACGAGGGTATTTCAGTGGATGATGAGGAATGGGAAGTATTGAAACGCACGGCGACGGCACTCTTGGTTGAAAATAGTGAGCAGTCAGTTAAAGGCGCTGGCGAACTTGTTTAA
- a CDS encoding BCCT family transporter: MSDLTKSAKAASLDNDNNSTADKLGFSNPAFWYSGSFLALFVLLALYDEVLLSSLVNTGFSWAVTVFGPYWQVLLLLTFLIGIALAAGRTGKVVLGALPKPEMDGFRWMAIIFCTLLAGGGVFWAAAEPIAHFVNPPPLYGAQENIQQTAVNALSQSFMHWGFLAWAIVGSLTSIVVMHLHYDKGLPLKPRILLYPVFGKRVLTGHTGALIDACCIVAVAAGTIGPIGFLGLQVSYALNVLFEIPDGFTTQLIIVLFAIALYTISALSGLNRGMQMLSRYNVVLACLLMAYILIFGPTNFIFNGYIQGVGSMVDNFIPMATYRGDEGWLSWWTVFFWGWFLGYGPMMAIFIARISRGRTIRQLVSTISIIAPLTTCFWFTIVGGSGLAFEIANPGSVSSAFEGFNLPGALLAVTSQLPFPMITSVLFLILTTIFIVTTGDSMTYTISVVISGEEEPNAFIRTFWGVVMGITALVLISLGSGGISALQSFIVITAVPVSLILLPSLWNAPQIAIQMAKDQGL, from the coding sequence ATGTCAGATTTAACTAAAAGCGCGAAAGCGGCGAGCTTAGATAATGATAATAATTCTACAGCGGATAAATTGGGTTTTAGTAATCCCGCTTTTTGGTATAGCGGCAGTTTTCTTGCCTTGTTTGTACTATTAGCGTTATACGATGAAGTATTGTTATCAAGTCTTGTTAATACGGGATTCTCATGGGCTGTTACAGTCTTCGGTCCTTATTGGCAGGTATTGTTGCTATTAACTTTTTTGATTGGTATCGCGTTAGCCGCTGGTCGTACAGGTAAAGTTGTTTTAGGTGCATTACCTAAACCTGAAATGGATGGCTTTCGTTGGATGGCTATTATCTTTTGTACATTACTTGCTGGTGGTGGTGTGTTCTGGGCTGCAGCTGAGCCGATAGCACATTTTGTTAACCCGCCACCTCTGTATGGTGCTCAAGAAAACATTCAACAAACGGCGGTTAATGCTTTATCACAATCGTTCATGCATTGGGGTTTTCTGGCTTGGGCTATTGTCGGTAGCCTTACTTCTATCGTAGTAATGCACCTGCATTATGATAAAGGCTTACCGCTAAAACCGCGTATCCTACTTTATCCTGTGTTTGGTAAACGCGTATTAACCGGGCACACTGGCGCGTTGATTGATGCTTGTTGTATTGTTGCTGTTGCGGCTGGGACTATCGGTCCGATTGGTTTCCTTGGTCTACAGGTGAGCTACGCATTAAACGTTTTGTTTGAGATCCCAGACGGATTTACTACGCAGCTTATCATCGTTTTATTTGCCATTGCTTTATATACCATTTCGGCATTGAGTGGCTTGAATCGAGGCATGCAAATGCTGAGCCGTTACAACGTTGTTTTAGCGTGTTTATTGATGGCTTACATTCTTATTTTTGGTCCAACTAACTTTATATTTAATGGCTATATCCAAGGTGTGGGTAGCATGGTTGATAACTTCATCCCGATGGCAACATACCGTGGCGATGAAGGTTGGTTGAGCTGGTGGACCGTATTCTTCTGGGGGTGGTTCTTGGGTTATGGCCCGATGATGGCAATCTTTATTGCACGTATCTCACGTGGTCGAACGATTCGTCAATTGGTTTCTACGATCAGTATTATTGCACCACTGACTACCTGTTTCTGGTTCACGATTGTCGGTGGTTCAGGTTTAGCATTTGAAATCGCCAATCCGGGGTCTGTGAGTTCTGCATTTGAGGGCTTTAACTTACCTGGTGCACTGTTGGCTGTAACGTCGCAGTTACCATTTCCGATGATTACGTCTGTACTGTTTCTTATCCTAACGACGATCTTTATCGTGACGACGGGTGACTCGATGACTTACACCATTAGTGTGGTGATCAGTGGTGAAGAAGAACCAAATGCCTTTATTCGTACATTCTGGGGTGTGGTGATGGGGATCACTGCGTTGGTGCTTATTTCACTGGGATCGGGAGGGATATCCGCACTGCAATCGTTCATTGTTATCACTGCAGTACCGGTTTCTTTAATCTTATTACCTTCGCTCTGGAATGCACCACAAATCGCGATTCAGATGGCGAAAGATCAAGGTTTATAG
- a CDS encoding membrane dipeptidase → MYSQRIVIDGLQYCNWDREYFQTLKNSGITAVHATIVYHETARETLSRFAEWNLRFEQNADLIMPIHSVADIEKAKALGKVGIFFGAQNCSSIDDEIGLIEVMRQQGLLIMQLTYNNQSLLATGCYEKNDNGITRFGKQAIAEMNRVGMIIDMSHSAERSTLEAIDLSSRPICISHANPTFAFEALRNKSDTVIKSLAARGGLLGFSLYPFHLPNGSQCSLDDFCQMVAKTADMVGVEHLGIGSDLCLNQPQAVLEWMRNGRWSKAMDYGEGSANNSGWPDSLPWFCGSAGMENIYNGLIRYGFSESEAGQVLGENWFNFLKQGLEPIS, encoded by the coding sequence ATGTATAGCCAAAGGATTGTGATTGATGGGTTGCAGTATTGCAATTGGGATCGAGAGTACTTCCAGACATTGAAAAACAGTGGTATTACCGCTGTTCACGCAACGATTGTTTATCACGAAACAGCGCGTGAAACGTTAAGCCGTTTTGCGGAGTGGAATTTAAGGTTTGAACAAAATGCGGACTTGATCATGCCTATTCATTCTGTTGCTGATATAGAAAAGGCCAAAGCGCTCGGTAAAGTGGGTATTTTCTTTGGCGCACAAAACTGCTCATCAATTGATGATGAAATCGGTTTAATTGAAGTAATGCGTCAACAAGGTTTGCTTATTATGCAGCTGACTTATAACAATCAAAGCCTACTGGCAACTGGGTGTTATGAGAAAAATGATAATGGGATTACCCGTTTTGGTAAGCAAGCAATTGCAGAGATGAATCGTGTTGGCATGATCATCGATATGTCACATAGCGCAGAGCGATCTACACTTGAAGCGATTGATTTATCGTCACGACCTATTTGTATTAGTCATGCTAACCCGACGTTTGCGTTTGAGGCACTGCGTAACAAATCGGATACGGTGATTAAGTCATTAGCGGCACGTGGTGGATTGTTAGGGTTCAGCTTATATCCATTTCATTTACCAAATGGCAGCCAATGCAGCTTAGATGACTTTTGTCAGATGGTGGCTAAAACGGCTGATATGGTGGGGGTTGAACACTTAGGGATTGGTAGTGACTTATGTCTAAACCAACCACAAGCAGTATTGGAATGGATGCGTAATGGTCGCTGGTCTAAAGCGATGGATTACGGTGAAGGTTCGGCAAACAATTCAGGGTGGCCTGATTCATTGCCTTGGTTCTGCGGTAGCGCAGGTATGGAGAATATTTATAACGGATTAATACGCTACGGATTTTCAGAATCTGAAGCGGGGCAAGTATTAGGCGAAAATTGGTTTAACTTTTTAAAGCAAGGATTAGAGCCTATTTCGTAA
- a CDS encoding aldehyde dehydrogenase family protein translates to MTTQTQRIQAENSLYIGGEWQTGVSTVANINPSDISQNLGNFAQADTAQVHQAISAAKHAQPTWEKTPLEQKQAVLQGIGDELIARCDELGRLLSSEEGKPFLEGRGEIYRAGQFFQYFAAEVLRQIGDSAASVRPGVSVEVTREAVGVVAIISPWNFPTATAAWKIAPALAFGNSVIWKPANLTPASAVALTEIIHRQGLPAGTFNLVLGSGSEVGNVLINSTEVNGVSFTGSVDTGRKIAAATAPNFVRCQLEMGSKNALIVADDADINIAVEATIAGSFSGAGQKCTASSRLVVMDGIHDAYVEALIKRMSELKVGHALKDGVFMGPVVDGKQLDANFDWIDTARQSGGELAFGGERLNLEHEGFYMSPTLFINTKNDWSVNQEEVFAPMASVIRVADLEEAIATTNDTRFGLTSGIITQSLRTSTLFKQQAQTGCVMVNLPTAGTDYHVPFGGRKESSFGPREQGQYAKEFYTVVKTAYQRAY, encoded by the coding sequence ATGACAACTCAAACACAGCGTATTCAAGCAGAAAACTCACTTTATATTGGCGGCGAATGGCAAACAGGTGTAAGTACTGTTGCCAATATTAATCCGTCTGATATTAGTCAAAATTTAGGTAACTTCGCCCAAGCGGATACGGCGCAAGTGCACCAAGCTATCTCAGCGGCAAAACATGCCCAGCCAACATGGGAAAAAACGCCACTAGAACAAAAGCAAGCTGTGCTACAAGGCATTGGTGATGAGTTGATCGCACGTTGTGATGAACTGGGTCGCTTACTATCAAGTGAAGAGGGGAAGCCCTTTTTAGAAGGTCGTGGTGAGATTTATCGTGCGGGTCAATTCTTTCAGTATTTTGCTGCCGAGGTGCTACGTCAAATTGGCGATAGCGCAGCCTCTGTTAGACCTGGTGTGTCAGTTGAAGTAACACGTGAAGCTGTGGGTGTTGTCGCTATTATTTCGCCGTGGAATTTCCCTACGGCGACTGCAGCATGGAAAATTGCTCCTGCTTTAGCGTTTGGTAATAGTGTTATATGGAAACCAGCAAATCTAACACCAGCAAGTGCTGTGGCATTAACAGAGATTATTCACCGTCAAGGCCTACCAGCAGGTACGTTTAACCTAGTGCTTGGTAGTGGTTCGGAAGTGGGTAATGTATTAATTAATTCAACCGAAGTGAATGGCGTTAGTTTTACCGGTTCTGTTGATACCGGTCGAAAGATTGCAGCTGCTACAGCGCCTAATTTTGTGCGTTGCCAGTTAGAAATGGGCAGTAAAAATGCCTTGATCGTGGCGGATGATGCCGATATTAATATCGCCGTTGAAGCGACGATTGCGGGCTCATTCTCTGGTGCAGGACAGAAATGTACCGCATCTTCTCGCCTAGTAGTCATGGATGGTATTCATGATGCGTACGTTGAAGCGCTGATTAAACGCATGAGCGAACTGAAAGTGGGTCATGCCCTTAAAGACGGTGTATTTATGGGACCTGTTGTTGATGGTAAGCAGCTAGATGCGAACTTTGATTGGATCGATACGGCACGCCAAAGTGGTGGTGAACTGGCATTTGGTGGTGAACGTTTGAACCTAGAACATGAAGGTTTCTATATGTCGCCTACGCTGTTTATTAATACCAAAAATGATTGGTCGGTGAATCAGGAAGAAGTATTTGCGCCGATGGCGAGTGTTATTCGTGTTGCTGATTTAGAAGAGGCGATTGCAACAACAAACGATACCCGCTTTGGCTTAACCAGCGGTATTATCACTCAGAGCCTACGTACAAGCACACTGTTTAAACAACAAGCGCAAACAGGTTGTGTGATGGTTAACTTGCCAACCGCTGGTACTGATTACCATGTCCCGTTTGGTGGCCGTAAAGAATCAAGCTTTGGTCCTCGTGAACAAGGCCAGTATGCAAAAGAATTCTACACTGTGGTGAAAACGGCTTATCAACGCGCTTATTAA
- a CDS encoding RidA family protein, translating into MTTQSYPVKTELFASKAPLEWAIVNNGTLYTAQIPIDQTGAVVAGGIEAQTRQTFDNLVHTLECAGESLNSVLQVLIYVTDREYLATVNKVYAEYFDAPYPNRAAMIVAGLAREEMLVEFVVYAAVSE; encoded by the coding sequence ATGACAACTCAAAGCTACCCTGTAAAAACCGAATTATTTGCGTCTAAAGCGCCACTTGAATGGGCGATTGTAAATAATGGCACTTTATATACAGCGCAGATCCCGATTGATCAAACAGGCGCTGTTGTTGCGGGTGGCATTGAAGCGCAAACTCGCCAAACCTTTGATAATCTAGTTCACACATTAGAATGTGCTGGTGAATCTCTTAATTCAGTACTGCAAGTCTTAATCTATGTCACTGACCGCGAGTATCTCGCCACTGTTAATAAGGTATATGCAGAATACTTTGATGCGCCTTATCCAAATCGCGCAGCAATGATCGTTGCTGGTCTTGCACGTGAAGAAATGCTAGTTGAGTTCGTTGTCTACGCTGCTGTCAGTGAATAA
- a CDS encoding LysR family transcriptional regulator, with amino-acid sequence MDIKIQQLRHFVLVVEDGGFRAAASRANRSQAALSTSIKELERTLEQPLFEPGNKSTLTPFGQICLPKITQFLQIYKTLDNDLRAAAAGQQGRVRIASVPSVAAKLIPNVLGRFCKEYPNVEVSLIDDNAAGVEARLVSGEVDLALGNCANLDADTVDFTPLISDPIGVVCLKDNPIANNMNGIEWQALLDQPFIHNGTCTLLEPTPARVLIDKALYSVENITSLFSVLKLGIGITTLPKLAFPSNETDLVWLPLLDPPLERKMGIFRLAEHTISPQAQAFYELCVEHLICSDELGS; translated from the coding sequence ATGGATATTAAAATACAACAACTACGACATTTTGTTTTAGTCGTCGAAGATGGCGGGTTTCGCGCTGCAGCAAGCAGAGCAAATCGCTCTCAGGCTGCACTATCAACCTCTATCAAAGAACTTGAACGTACATTAGAGCAGCCGCTATTTGAACCTGGAAATAAATCAACGCTCACCCCTTTTGGGCAAATATGTTTACCCAAGATCACCCAGTTTCTACAAATTTACAAAACCTTAGACAACGACCTACGTGCCGCAGCAGCAGGTCAACAAGGGCGCGTACGCATCGCAAGTGTGCCCTCTGTCGCAGCAAAATTGATCCCTAATGTACTCGGGCGATTTTGTAAGGAGTACCCCAACGTTGAAGTCAGCTTAATTGATGACAATGCCGCCGGTGTTGAAGCAAGATTAGTGTCAGGCGAAGTCGATTTAGCACTCGGGAATTGTGCTAATTTAGATGCTGATACAGTGGATTTTACACCGCTGATTTCAGATCCTATCGGTGTGGTATGTTTAAAGGATAATCCAATCGCGAATAATATGAATGGTATTGAATGGCAGGCGTTATTAGATCAACCCTTTATTCATAATGGTACTTGTACCCTACTTGAACCTACGCCAGCAAGGGTTCTTATTGATAAGGCACTCTACTCCGTTGAGAATATCACGTCATTATTTTCAGTATTAAAACTGGGTATTGGTATAACCACACTACCAAAATTGGCTTTTCCCAGTAATGAAACTGATCTCGTGTGGTTACCTTTGCTTGACCCGCCGTTAGAACGCAAGATGGGTATTTTTCGTTTGGCTGAGCATACTATCTCACCGCAAGCCCAAGCATTTTATGAACTGTGTGTTGAGCACCTGATCTGCTCCGATGAGTTAGGCAGCTGA
- a CDS encoding NfeD family protein, translating to MDTLMDYLQNNHDQLLYVIGALALIIELSVTGLSGPLLFFGLSCLLTGLLVSIGVIQGWEFEILSVGLLSAVVALLLWKPLKQFQGNRVVQDTSSDMIGQTVPVSEVITINGGKVRHSGINWNARLSESATVSSIAVDLRVKIVAVDGNVLIVE from the coding sequence ATGGATACATTAATGGATTACTTACAGAACAATCATGACCAATTGCTTTATGTGATTGGCGCGCTTGCCTTGATTATTGAGTTGAGTGTGACTGGGTTAAGCGGGCCATTATTGTTTTTTGGTCTTAGTTGCCTGCTCACTGGGTTATTGGTGAGTATTGGCGTTATCCAAGGCTGGGAGTTTGAAATATTATCGGTTGGCTTATTGTCTGCTGTGGTGGCGCTATTATTATGGAAGCCACTTAAACAATTTCAGGGCAATCGTGTCGTGCAAGATACTAGCAGCGATATGATTGGCCAAACCGTACCGGTGAGTGAAGTGATCACTATTAACGGTGGTAAGGTTCGCCATTCTGGTATTAATTGGAATGCCCGTTTAAGTGAATCAGCGACGGTTAGTTCTATCGCTGTTGATTTACGAGTAAAAATTGTCGCGGTGGATGGCAATGTTTTAATTGTCGAATAA